AATTTCATTTTTGTCTGATAAAACAGCCACTTCATAAAATTTACCGCAGAACAGACATGAGATTACTTCTCCAGTAAATTTTCCTTTGTCTGGAGTTGTTAAAACAACATCTTCTGGGCGGATGACAACATCTAGTCTTGTTCCAGGTTCATGGTCATCATGACATACAAAATCATGATGTGCAAAATGGATCAGATTTCCTTCTTTTTTCACACCATCAAAAATATTACTTTCCCCGATAAAATCAGCAACAAAGGCATTCTGTGGTTTATTATAAATCTCTTCTGGTGTTCCAACCTGCTGAATCTGGCCTTTTGACATAACAACAATCTTATCAGACATCATCAATGCTTCTTCCTGATCATGTGTGACAAAGATAAAGGTGATTCCTAATTCCTTATGCATATTTTTTAACTCGATCTGCATCTCCTGACGCATCTTATAATCAAGGGCACTTAACGGCTCATCTAATAATAAGATCCTTGGCTCGTTTACGATCGCACGTGCGATCGCAATACGTTGCTGCTGTCCGCCAGATAAACTGTCAATCTTTCTTTTCTCAAATCCTTCTAAGTCAACGATTTCAAGCACACGCTTTACCTTTTTTTTAATCTCATTCTTCGGTACTTTCTTTTCTTTTAGTCCAAAAGAAATATTATCGTAGATATTTAAATGTGGAAACAATGCATATTTTTGGAATACAGTATTAAACTTTCTCTCATTTGGAGGAAGCTCACTGATATCCTTTCCATTAAATAAGATTTCTCCACTCGTTGGTGTTTCAAAGCCTGCTAACATTCTTAAGATGGTTGTCTTTCCGCATCCGGAAGGCCCTAAAAATGTAACAAACTCTCCTTCATTTATCGTCAGATTAAAATCATAAATAACCGGTACATCTTTCGTATAACACTTTTTGATGTGTTTTAATTCTATGATCGGTTGTTTTTTCTCCATTAATTTTTTATACCTCCATATTTTTAAGTCATTTCTTCTTTATTGTTTTTGTATATACGAGCATAACAGGGACTGTTTTTCCATTTTTAGTTTCTTTGTAATAAGTACTGTTACTCCATGCCTTATTCATTCCTGCAAGGAATACATTTGGACCATTTACAATGGTATTATGCTTATAATCTTTATAAGGTTTTCCATATTTAAATTGAAGGATAACCTTTACTTCGATTCCTTTTTTTGATGTCAGCATCAATGTATTTTTCTTTTTGACTGGCATCTTCTGGTTAATGGTAAGAATATCTCCATTTTTTGCTTTGATCACAGCTTTTAGATAATTCTTATTGATCACTTTGACGTTCATTTTATAATTTACGGTTTCCCATTTTCCAAGATATTTTTTATAAGCTTTTGTAGTTTTTTGTGTCTGTGCTGCACAAATATCTTTGGAAGTTGCTTTTAATGATATCGTGCAGCAAGTCATACATAAAAAAGCTAGGAATAATACTGTTTTTAATGTTTTTTTCATATTATAAGTTCTCCTCTTTCGTTCTTGTCTGCAAAAATAGATGTGATGCGTTTGGGACAGTAATTACCAAATCTTCTAGAGTAATCCTAAACTTATCACTGTATATTGACTCCTTTTGGAAAGTTTTTCGGGTAAATTTTATCATGAAAATGGTGTGGTTGCAATGTAAAAAAACATGCTTAAAAAAAAGAACTATACATTTTCATTCAAATCCTTTATAATAGTATGCTGTGAAAAATAGCAGTATAAAACTGCTCATCATGCATTAAAAAAAGGAGACGAAAGAAAAATGAATCAAGAGAAAAACAAAGGTGCGGAATACGACTTTTACGGGAAACTTCCGCTGCAAAAAGCGATTCTCCTTGGTCTGCAGCATGTATTCGCTATGTTCGTAGGTAACCTTACTCCAGTCCTTATCATTACAGGGGCTTGTGGTATTGCTTCTGGAACCGAATTTGCAGACGTTCAGATTGCGCTTTTACAAAATGCAATGTTAATTGCCGGAATTGTTACACTGATCCAGTTGTACGCGATCGGACCGATCGGTGGAAAAGTTCCAATCATCATGGGAACGAGTTCAGGATTTATCGGTGTCTGCAGCAGTGTTGCATCTGTTATGGGTGGTGGAATCCTTGGATATGGTGCGATCATGGGTGCTTCCATTATCGGTGGGTTATTTGAATCTGTATTAGGATTTATGTTAAAACCACTTCGAAGATTTTTCCCAGCTGTCGTAACTGGTACGGTTGTACTTTCCATCGGATTATCACTGATCGGTGTTGGTGTGAATTCTTTTGGTGGAGGAAATTCTGCTAATGATTTCGGTTCAATCGAGAACTTGTTACTTGGAACAATTGTTCTTGTGATCATCATTGCATTAAAACATGGAACGAAAGGTATCACAAGTGCTTCTTCTGTACTGATCGGAATTATCGCAGGATACATTATCGCAGGAATCATGGGTGTTGTACTTCCTACAACTGCTGTCAATGCAGATGGTGTAGAGTATACAAAAGCATGGGTGTTAAACTGGGATAAAGTTGCTCAGGCTGGATGGTTTGCCATTCCAAAATTTATGCCTGTAAAAATCATTTTTGATGCAAGAGCGATCGTCCCTGTACTTATCATGTTTATCGTAACTGCTGTAGAAACAGTCGGAGATATTTCCGGAGTTATCGAAGGTGGTATGGATCGTGAAGCTACAGATTCTGAGCTTTCTGGTGGTGTTGTCTGTGATGGTATCGGATCTACGATCGCAGCATTCTTTGGTGTTTTACCAAATACATCATTCAGCCAGAATGTTGGTCTTGTTACTATGACAAAGATCGTAAACCGTTTTGCACTTGCAACAGGAGCAATCTTCTTAATCCTGTGTGGATTATTTCCAAAACTTGCTGCATTGATCTCTATCATGCCACAGAGCGTATTAGGTGGAGCAGCTGTTATGATGTTCTCTTCTATCGTAATCAGTGGTATTCAGCTGATCACAAAAGAACCATTAACAATGAGAAATATTACTGTCGTATCTGTAGCTCTCGGACTTGGATATGGAATCGGTGCAAACAGCACAGTTCTTTCTGGACTACCTGAAGGAATTCAGTTGATCTTCGGAGGATCTGGTATTGTACCTGCGGCACTTGTTGCAATTATTTTAAATATTGCATTGCCAAAAGAAGATTAAATAAACTAATAAAAACAGCACTGCATTGGGAATTTTATTCCTGTACAGTGCTGTTTTTCTATATGCTTTCCTGCGTCTATTATCAGCTCATAACACCAATTTCATCCGGTACGATCACATCAGCTTCTGTGCATGCAAGGATATCTTCTACACTATATCCTTCTGCAAGTTCCCTTAACACCAGACCATCTTTTGTAACTTCAAAATAGCAGCGTTCTGTTACGATATCTGTTACACAATGAACTCCCGTCAAAGGAAGTGTACATTTCTTTAATATCTTAGACTTTCCACTCTTTTCACAATGGTCTGTTGCTACGATGATCTTCTTCACTCCGGCACACAGATCCATGGCACCACCCATTCCTGGCACCATCTTCCCTGGAATCGTCCAGTTAGCGATATTGCCTTCTTGGTCTACCTGAAGTGTACCAAGAACTGCTGCATCAATATGTCCGCCACGTATAAATGCAAAAGACATCTCATGATCATACACGCTTCCACCTTTGATCACAGATGCAGGCTGTCCGCCGGCATCAATAACATCAATATCTACTTTATCCCAGCTTGGGGTTGGTCCACTTCCGACGGTTCCGATCTCTGCTTCCAGCCACAGATCCACACCTTCTGGAAGATAATTTACACACATCAGCGGAACTCCGATACCAAGATTTACAAAATCTCCATCTTTAAAAAACTTTGCACATCGTGATGCGATCAGCTTTCTTCCTGTCAATCCTGCCATATCACTGACCTCCTTCCGCTTTTGCTTTGGCTCGCTGCCACATTGGACACATTGGTCGTTTCTCACCGGTTCTTTCATAGATCATATCAATCACAGGTGCTGGAACATCGATCTCTTCTGGTCCTAGTTCACCCACTTCCACGATCTCTTCGACTTCAACGATCACCGTATCAGCAGCCATAGCCATCGTACTGTTTGTTGCTCTGGAATTCATTCGGAATGAAATATTACCTGCAGTATCTGCTTTCGTTGCTTTGATCAAAGCAACATCTGCACGTAATGGTAATTCCAGAAGATATTCTTTGCCATCGATCGTTAGTTTTTGTTTACCTTCTTCTACTTCTGTACCAAGTCCTGTTGGTGTCAGACAGCCACCTAAACCTGCTCCACCACAACGGATTCTTTCTGCAAAGGTTCCTTGCGGACTAAATTCTATCGCAAGTTCTCCTGCAAACATCTGATCCTTGGCGATCGGGTTCAACCCAATATGTGTTGTGATCAAACTCTTAACTCTGTGATCTTTGATCAGCTTTCCGACTCCCTGATCCGCCATTCCAGCAGATACAGCGATCGCATCAATGTCTTTGATTCCTTTTTCTAACATTCCATCAATGATCTCATCTGCTGCAAATTCTCCATGCCAGTCTCCAAACATGATCGTCTGTCCATCATGAATTCTTGAGAGCGCTTCCTCTCTTGTTACAACTTTTGACTTCAAAGGCGTGACCTC
The sequence above is drawn from the Anaerostipes hadrus ATCC 29173 = JCM 17467 genome and encodes:
- a CDS encoding ABC transporter ATP-binding protein; protein product: MEKKQPIIELKHIKKCYTKDVPVIYDFNLTINEGEFVTFLGPSGCGKTTILRMLAGFETPTSGEILFNGKDISELPPNERKFNTVFQKYALFPHLNIYDNISFGLKEKKVPKNEIKKKVKRVLEIVDLEGFEKRKIDSLSGGQQQRIAIARAIVNEPRILLLDEPLSALDYKMRQEMQIELKNMHKELGITFIFVTHDQEEALMMSDKIVVMSKGQIQQVGTPEEIYNKPQNAFVADFIGESNIFDGVKKEGNLIHFAHHDFVCHDDHEPGTRLDVVIRPEDVVLTTPDKGKFTGEVISCLFCGKFYEVAVLSDKNEIEAHILHELTPGTKVGVDFTADTIHTMPKDLKVNHYIGTIDKDGWLELTDGRIPVKEKEPKAHPEGTRLKMYFPSKLAKLSDDPEEGYFQGNIISIIYKGDHYNYRVLSENKVEYSVDDEDLWNIGDFVSVVVPEDAMVFESVSEDAE
- a CDS encoding uracil-xanthine permease family protein, which encodes MNQEKNKGAEYDFYGKLPLQKAILLGLQHVFAMFVGNLTPVLIITGACGIASGTEFADVQIALLQNAMLIAGIVTLIQLYAIGPIGGKVPIIMGTSSGFIGVCSSVASVMGGGILGYGAIMGASIIGGLFESVLGFMLKPLRRFFPAVVTGTVVLSIGLSLIGVGVNSFGGGNSANDFGSIENLLLGTIVLVIIIALKHGTKGITSASSVLIGIIAGYIIAGIMGVVLPTTAVNADGVEYTKAWVLNWDKVAQAGWFAIPKFMPVKIIFDARAIVPVLIMFIVTAVETVGDISGVIEGGMDREATDSELSGGVVCDGIGSTIAAFFGVLPNTSFSQNVGLVTMTKIVNRFALATGAIFLILCGLFPKLAALISIMPQSVLGGAAVMMFSSIVISGIQLITKEPLTMRNITVVSVALGLGYGIGANSTVLSGLPEGIQLIFGGSGIVPAALVAIILNIALPKED
- a CDS encoding 3-oxoacid CoA-transferase subunit B, whose amino-acid sequence is MAGLTGRKLIASRCAKFFKDGDFVNLGIGVPLMCVNYLPEGVDLWLEAEIGTVGSGPTPSWDKVDIDVIDAGGQPASVIKGGSVYDHEMSFAFIRGGHIDAAVLGTLQVDQEGNIANWTIPGKMVPGMGGAMDLCAGVKKIIVATDHCEKSGKSKILKKCTLPLTGVHCVTDIVTERCYFEVTKDGLVLRELAEGYSVEDILACTEADVIVPDEIGVMS
- a CDS encoding 3-oxoacid CoA-transferase subunit A — encoded protein: MKSKVVTREEALSRIHDGQTIMFGDWHGEFAADEIIDGMLEKGIKDIDAIAVSAGMADQGVGKLIKDHRVKSLITTHIGLNPIAKDQMFAGELAIEFSPQGTFAERIRCGGAGLGGCLTPTGLGTEVEEGKQKLTIDGKEYLLELPLRADVALIKATKADTAGNISFRMNSRATNSTMAMAADTVIVEVEEIVEVGELGPEEIDVPAPVIDMIYERTGEKRPMCPMWQRAKAKAEGGQ